From the genome of Bubalus bubalis isolate 160015118507 breed Murrah chromosome 2, NDDB_SH_1, whole genome shotgun sequence, one region includes:
- the DDR1 gene encoding epithelial discoidin domain-containing receptor 1 isoform X1, with protein sequence MGPGALSFLLLLLLVATGDADMKGHFDPAKCRYALGMQDRTIPDGDISASSSWSDSTAARHSRLESSDGDGAWCPAGPVFPKEEEYLQVDLRRLHLVALVGTQGRHAGGLGKEFSPSYRLRYSRDGHRWMDWRDRWGQEVILGNEDPGGVVLKDLGPPMVARLVRFYPRADRVMSVCLRVELYGCLWKDGLLSYTAPVGQTMYLSEAVHLNDSTYDGYTTHTVGGLQYGGLGQLADGVVGLDDFRKSQELRVWPGYDYVGWSNHSFPSGYVEMEFEFDRLRAFQAMQVHCNNMHTLGARLPGGVECRFKRGPAMAWEGEPVRHALGGSLGDPRARTVSVPLGGRMGRFLQCRFLFAGPWLLFSEISFISDVVNDSSLALGGTFPPAPWWPPGPPPTNFSSLELEPRGQQPVAKAEGSPTAILIGCLVAIILLLLLIIALMLWRLHWRRLLSKAERRVLEEELTVHLSVPGDTILINNRPGPREPPPYQEPRPRGNPPHSAPGVPNSSALLLSNPAYRLLLATYARPPRGPGPPTPAWAKPTNTQACSGDYMEPEKPGAPLLPPPPQNSVPHYAEADIVTLQGVTGGNTYAVPALPPGAAGDGPPRVDFPRSRLRFKEKLGEGQFGEVHLCEVESPQDLVSLDFPLNVHKGHPLLVAVKILRPDATKNARNDFLKEVKIMSRLKDPNIIRLLGVCVQDDPLCMITDYMENGDLNQFLSAHQLEDKAMEGPGDGEAAQGPTISYPMLLHVAAQIASGMRYLATLNFVHRDLATRNCLVGENFTIKIADFGMSRNLYAGDYYRVQGRAVLPIRWMAWECILMGKFTTASDVWAFGVTLWEVLMLCRAQPFGQLTDEHVIENAGEFFRDQGRQVYLSQPPACPLSLYELMLRCWSREPEQRPPFSQLHRFLAEDAVNTV encoded by the exons ATGGGACCAGGGGCCCTTTcatttctactgctgctgctcttGGTGGCAACTGGAGATGCTGACATGAAGGGACATTTTGACCCTG CCAAGTGCCGCTATGCCCTGGGCATGCAGGACCGGACCATCCCAGATGGTGACATCTCTGCCTCCAGCTCCTGGTCAGACTCCACAGCCGCTCGCCACAGCAG gcTTGAAAGCAGCGACGGAGATGGCGCCTGGTGCCCTGCAGGGCCGGTGTTCCCCAAGGAGGAGGAATACCTCCAGGTGGACCTGCGGCGGCTGCACCTGGTGGCACTGGTGGGCACGCAGGGACGGcacgcagggggcctgggcaaGGAGTTCTCTCCCAGCTACCGACTGCGTTACTCCCGGGATGGCCACCGCTGGATGGACTGGAGGGACCGCTGGGGCCAGGAG GTGATCTTAGGTAATGAGGATCCTGGGGGAGTGGTGCTGAAGGACCTTGGGCCCCCCATGGTGGCCCGACTAGTTCGCTTCTATCCCCGGGCAGACCGGGTCATGAGCGTGTGTCTGCGGGTAGAGCTCTATGGCTGCCTCTGGAAGG atGGACTCCTGTCTTACACGGCCCCTGTGGGGCAGACGATGTACTTATCTGAGGCCGTGCACCTCAATGACTCCACCTACGATGGATATACCACGCACACTGTTGGCGG GCTGCAGTACGGAGGGCTGGGCCAACTGGCAGATGGTGTGGTGGGGCTGGATGACTTTAGGAAGAGCCAGGAGCTACGGGTCTGGCCGGGCTACGACTATGTGGGCTGGAGCAACcacagcttccccagtggctatgTGGAGATGGAGTTTGAGTTTGACCGGCTGAGGGCCTTCCAGGCCATGCAG gTCCACTGTAACAACATGCACACGCTGGGAGCCCGCCTGCCCGGTGGGGTGGAGTGTCGCTTCAAGAGGGGCCCGGCCATGGCCTGGGAGGGGGAGCCTGTGCGCCATGCTCTGGGGGGCAGCCTGGGGGACCCCAGAGCCCGGACTGTGTCAGTGCCCCTGGGCGGCCGCATGGGCCGCTTCCTGCAATGCCGCTTCCTCTTTGCGGGGCCCTGGCTACTCTTCAGCGAAATCTCCTTCATTTCCG atGTTGTGAATGACTCCTCCCTGGCTTTGGGGGGCACCTTCCCACCAGCCCCCTGGTGGCCACCCGGCCCCCCTCCCACAAACTTCAGCAGCTTGG AGCTGGAGCCCAGGGGCCAGCAGCCTGTGGCCAAGGCCGAGGGGAGCCCGACCGCCATCCTCATCGGCTGCCTGGTGGCcatcatcctgctgctgctgctcatcaTTGCCCTCATGCTGTGGCGGCTGCACTGGCGCCGCCTCCTCAGCAAG GCCGAGCGTAGGGTATTAGAAGAGGAGCTGACGGTTCATCTCTCTGTCCCCGGGGATACCATCCTCATCAACAACCGCCCAGGCCCCCGAGAGCCACCCCCTTATCAGGAGCCGCGGCCTCGTGGGAATCCACCCCACTCTGCTCCCGGTGTCCCCAACAGCTCGG CGTTGCTGCTCTCCAATCCAGCCTACCGTCTCCTTCTGGCCACTTACGCCCGCCCCCCTCGAGGCCCGGGCCCCCCCACACCCGCCTGGGCCAAACCCACCAACACCCAGG CCTGCAGTGGGGACTATATGGAGCCTGAGAAGCCAGGTGCCCCGcttctgcccccacctccccagaaCAGCGTCCCCCATTATGCCGAGGCTGACATTGTCACCCTGCAGGGCGTCACCGGGGGCAACACCTATGCTGTGCCCGCGCTGCCCCCAGGGGCGGCTGGGGATGGGCCCCCCAGAGTGGATTTCCCTCGGTCGAGGCTCCGCTTCAAGGAGAAGCTCGGCGAGGGCCAGTTTGGGGAG GTGCACCTGTGTGAGGTAGAGAGCCCTCAGGATCTAGTCAGTCTGGACTTCCCCCTCAATGTGCACAAGGGACACCCTTTGTTGGTAGCGGTCAAGATCCTACGGCCAGATGCCACCAAGAACGCCAG GAATGACTTCCTGAAGGAGGTGAAGATCATGTCGAGGCTGAAGGACCCAAACATCATCCGGCTGCTGGGCGTGTGTGTGCAGGATGACCCGCTCTGCATGATAACCGATTACATGGAGAACGGCGACCTCAACCAGTTCCTCAGTGCCCACCAGCTAGAGGACAAGGCGATGGAGGGGCCTGGGGATGGGGAGGCGGCCCAGGGGCCCACCATAAG CTACCCGATGCTGCTGCACGTGGCGGCCCAGATCGCCTCGGGCATGCGCTATCTGGCCACACTCAACTTTGTGCATCGGGACTTGGCCACGAGGAACTGCCTGGTTGGGGAAAATTTCACCATCAAAATCGCCGACTTTGGCATGAGCCGGAACCTCTACGCTGGGGACTATTACCGCGTGCAGGGCCGGGCGGTGCTGCCCATCCGGTGGATGGCCTGGGAGTGCATCCTCATG GGTAAGTTCACAACCGCCAGTGACGTGTGGGCCTTTGGGGTCACCTTATGGGAGGTGCTGATGCTCTGCAGGGCCCAGCCCTTTGGACAGCTCACCGACGAGCACGTCATCGAGAATGCAGGGGAGTTCTTCCGGGACCAGGGCCGGCAG GTGTACCTGTCCCAGCCTCCGGCCTGCCCGCTGAGCCTGTATGAGCTGATGCTCCGCTGCTGGAGCCGGGAGCCTGAGCAGCGACCACCCTTTTCCCAGTTGCATCGGTTCCTGGCAGAAGATGCGGTCAACACAGTGTGA
- the DDR1 gene encoding epithelial discoidin domain-containing receptor 1 isoform X2 — MGPGALSFLLLLLLVATGDADMKGHFDPAKCRYALGMQDRTIPDGDISASSSWSDSTAARHSRLESSDGDGAWCPAGPVFPKEEEYLQVDLRRLHLVALVGTQGRHAGGLGKEFSPSYRLRYSRDGHRWMDWRDRWGQEVILGNEDPGGVVLKDLGPPMVARLVRFYPRADRVMSVCLRVELYGCLWKDGLLSYTAPVGQTMYLSEAVHLNDSTYDGYTTHTVGGLQYGGLGQLADGVVGLDDFRKSQELRVWPGYDYVGWSNHSFPSGYVEMEFEFDRLRAFQAMQVHCNNMHTLGARLPGGVECRFKRGPAMAWEGEPVRHALGGSLGDPRARTVSVPLGGRMGRFLQCRFLFAGPWLLFSEISFISDVVNDSSLALGGTFPPAPWWPPGPPPTNFSSLELEPRGQQPVAKAEGSPTAILIGCLVAIILLLLLIIALMLWRLHWRRLLSKAERRVLEEELTVHLSVPGDTILINNRPGPREPPPYQEPRPRGNPPHSAPGVPNSSACSGDYMEPEKPGAPLLPPPPQNSVPHYAEADIVTLQGVTGGNTYAVPALPPGAAGDGPPRVDFPRSRLRFKEKLGEGQFGEVHLCEVESPQDLVSLDFPLNVHKGHPLLVAVKILRPDATKNARNDFLKEVKIMSRLKDPNIIRLLGVCVQDDPLCMITDYMENGDLNQFLSAHQLEDKAMEGPGDGEAAQGPTISYPMLLHVAAQIASGMRYLATLNFVHRDLATRNCLVGENFTIKIADFGMSRNLYAGDYYRVQGRAVLPIRWMAWECILMGKFTTASDVWAFGVTLWEVLMLCRAQPFGQLTDEHVIENAGEFFRDQGRQVYLSQPPACPLSLYELMLRCWSREPEQRPPFSQLHRFLAEDAVNTV, encoded by the exons ATGGGACCAGGGGCCCTTTcatttctactgctgctgctcttGGTGGCAACTGGAGATGCTGACATGAAGGGACATTTTGACCCTG CCAAGTGCCGCTATGCCCTGGGCATGCAGGACCGGACCATCCCAGATGGTGACATCTCTGCCTCCAGCTCCTGGTCAGACTCCACAGCCGCTCGCCACAGCAG gcTTGAAAGCAGCGACGGAGATGGCGCCTGGTGCCCTGCAGGGCCGGTGTTCCCCAAGGAGGAGGAATACCTCCAGGTGGACCTGCGGCGGCTGCACCTGGTGGCACTGGTGGGCACGCAGGGACGGcacgcagggggcctgggcaaGGAGTTCTCTCCCAGCTACCGACTGCGTTACTCCCGGGATGGCCACCGCTGGATGGACTGGAGGGACCGCTGGGGCCAGGAG GTGATCTTAGGTAATGAGGATCCTGGGGGAGTGGTGCTGAAGGACCTTGGGCCCCCCATGGTGGCCCGACTAGTTCGCTTCTATCCCCGGGCAGACCGGGTCATGAGCGTGTGTCTGCGGGTAGAGCTCTATGGCTGCCTCTGGAAGG atGGACTCCTGTCTTACACGGCCCCTGTGGGGCAGACGATGTACTTATCTGAGGCCGTGCACCTCAATGACTCCACCTACGATGGATATACCACGCACACTGTTGGCGG GCTGCAGTACGGAGGGCTGGGCCAACTGGCAGATGGTGTGGTGGGGCTGGATGACTTTAGGAAGAGCCAGGAGCTACGGGTCTGGCCGGGCTACGACTATGTGGGCTGGAGCAACcacagcttccccagtggctatgTGGAGATGGAGTTTGAGTTTGACCGGCTGAGGGCCTTCCAGGCCATGCAG gTCCACTGTAACAACATGCACACGCTGGGAGCCCGCCTGCCCGGTGGGGTGGAGTGTCGCTTCAAGAGGGGCCCGGCCATGGCCTGGGAGGGGGAGCCTGTGCGCCATGCTCTGGGGGGCAGCCTGGGGGACCCCAGAGCCCGGACTGTGTCAGTGCCCCTGGGCGGCCGCATGGGCCGCTTCCTGCAATGCCGCTTCCTCTTTGCGGGGCCCTGGCTACTCTTCAGCGAAATCTCCTTCATTTCCG atGTTGTGAATGACTCCTCCCTGGCTTTGGGGGGCACCTTCCCACCAGCCCCCTGGTGGCCACCCGGCCCCCCTCCCACAAACTTCAGCAGCTTGG AGCTGGAGCCCAGGGGCCAGCAGCCTGTGGCCAAGGCCGAGGGGAGCCCGACCGCCATCCTCATCGGCTGCCTGGTGGCcatcatcctgctgctgctgctcatcaTTGCCCTCATGCTGTGGCGGCTGCACTGGCGCCGCCTCCTCAGCAAG GCCGAGCGTAGGGTATTAGAAGAGGAGCTGACGGTTCATCTCTCTGTCCCCGGGGATACCATCCTCATCAACAACCGCCCAGGCCCCCGAGAGCCACCCCCTTATCAGGAGCCGCGGCCTCGTGGGAATCCACCCCACTCTGCTCCCGGTGTCCCCAACAGCTCGG CCTGCAGTGGGGACTATATGGAGCCTGAGAAGCCAGGTGCCCCGcttctgcccccacctccccagaaCAGCGTCCCCCATTATGCCGAGGCTGACATTGTCACCCTGCAGGGCGTCACCGGGGGCAACACCTATGCTGTGCCCGCGCTGCCCCCAGGGGCGGCTGGGGATGGGCCCCCCAGAGTGGATTTCCCTCGGTCGAGGCTCCGCTTCAAGGAGAAGCTCGGCGAGGGCCAGTTTGGGGAG GTGCACCTGTGTGAGGTAGAGAGCCCTCAGGATCTAGTCAGTCTGGACTTCCCCCTCAATGTGCACAAGGGACACCCTTTGTTGGTAGCGGTCAAGATCCTACGGCCAGATGCCACCAAGAACGCCAG GAATGACTTCCTGAAGGAGGTGAAGATCATGTCGAGGCTGAAGGACCCAAACATCATCCGGCTGCTGGGCGTGTGTGTGCAGGATGACCCGCTCTGCATGATAACCGATTACATGGAGAACGGCGACCTCAACCAGTTCCTCAGTGCCCACCAGCTAGAGGACAAGGCGATGGAGGGGCCTGGGGATGGGGAGGCGGCCCAGGGGCCCACCATAAG CTACCCGATGCTGCTGCACGTGGCGGCCCAGATCGCCTCGGGCATGCGCTATCTGGCCACACTCAACTTTGTGCATCGGGACTTGGCCACGAGGAACTGCCTGGTTGGGGAAAATTTCACCATCAAAATCGCCGACTTTGGCATGAGCCGGAACCTCTACGCTGGGGACTATTACCGCGTGCAGGGCCGGGCGGTGCTGCCCATCCGGTGGATGGCCTGGGAGTGCATCCTCATG GGTAAGTTCACAACCGCCAGTGACGTGTGGGCCTTTGGGGTCACCTTATGGGAGGTGCTGATGCTCTGCAGGGCCCAGCCCTTTGGACAGCTCACCGACGAGCACGTCATCGAGAATGCAGGGGAGTTCTTCCGGGACCAGGGCCGGCAG GTGTACCTGTCCCAGCCTCCGGCCTGCCCGCTGAGCCTGTATGAGCTGATGCTCCGCTGCTGGAGCCGGGAGCCTGAGCAGCGACCACCCTTTTCCCAGTTGCATCGGTTCCTGGCAGAAGATGCGGTCAACACAGTGTGA
- the GTF2H4 gene encoding general transcription factor IIH subunit 4 isoform X2 — protein MESTPSRGGLNRVHLQCRNLQEFLGGLSPGILDRLYGHPATCLAVFRELPSLAKNWVMRMLFLEQPLPQAAVALWVKKEFSKAQEESTGLLSGLRIWHTQLLPGGLQGLILNPIFRQNLRIALLGGGKAWSDDTSQLGPDKHARDVPSLDKYAEERWEVVLHFMVGSPSAAVSQDLAQLLSQAGLMKSAEPGEPPCITSAGFQFLLLDTPAQLWYFMLQYLQTAQSRGMDLVEILSFLFQLSFSTLGKDYSVEGMSDSLLNFLQHLREFGLVFQRKIIHFLRTRAHPVMLKQTPVLPPTITDQIRLWELERDRLRFTEGVLYNQFLSQVDFELLLAHARELGVLVFENSAKRLMVVTPAGHSDVKRFWKRQKHNS, from the exons ATGGAGAGCACCCCTTCCAGGGGTGGACTGAATCGAGtacacctacaatgcaggaattTGCAGGAATTCCTAGGAGGCCTGAGCCCTGGTATATTGGATCGATTGTATGGGCACCCTGCCACCTGCCTGGCTGTCTTCAG GGAGCTCCCATCTTTGGCTAAGAACTGGGTGATGCGGATGCTCTTTCTGGAGCAGCCTTTGCCGCAAGCTGCTGTAGCCCTGTGGGTGAAGAAGGAATTCAGCAA AGCTCAGGAGGAAAGCACGGGGTTGCTGAGCGGCCTCCGTATCTGGCACACCCAGCTGCTCCCTGGTGGTCTCCAGGGCCTCATCCTCAACCCCATCTTCCGCCAAAACCTCCGCATTGCCCTTCTGGGTGG GGGCAAGGCCTGGTCTGATGACACAAGTCAGCTGGGACCAGACAAGCATGCCCGGGACGTCCCCTCACTTGACAAGTACGCCGAGGAGCGATGGGAG GTGGTCCTGCACTTCATGGTGGGATCCCCCAGTGCAGCCGTCAGCCAGGACTTGGCTCAGCTCCTCAGCCAGGCTGGGCTCATGAAGAG TGCCGAACCTGGAGAGCCACCCTGCATTACCTCTGCTGGCTTCCAGTTCCTGTTGCTGGACACCCCAGCCCAGCTCTGGTACTTTATGTTGCAGTATCTGCAGACAGCCCAG AGTCGGGGCATGGACCTAGTGGagattctctccttcctcttccagcTTAGCTTCTCCACTCTGGGCAAG GATTACTCTGTGGAAGGTATGAGTGATTCTCTGTTGAACTTCCTGCAACATCTGCGTGAGTTTGGGCTTGTTTTCCAGAGGAAG ATCATCCATTTCCTAAGGACAAGGGCCCACCCAGTGATGCTTAAACAG ACACCGGTGCTGCCTCCCACCATCACAGACCAGATTCGGCTCTGGGAGCTGGAAAGGGACAGGCTCCGGTTCACCGAAG GTGTCCTGTATAACCAGTTCCTGTCACAAGTGGACTTTGAGCTGCTGCTGGCCCACGCGCGGGAGCTGGGCGTCCTGGTGTTCGAGAACTCGGCCAAGCGGCTCATGGTGGTGACCCCGGCTGGGCACAGCGACGTCAAGCGCTTCTGGAAGCGGCAGAAGCACAACTCTTGA
- the GTF2H4 gene encoding general transcription factor IIH subunit 4 isoform X1: MESTPSRGGLNRVHLQCRNLQEFLGGLSPGILDRLYGHPATCLAVFRELPSLAKNWVMRMLFLEQPLPQAAVALWVKKEFSKAQEESTGLLSGLRIWHTQLLPGGLQGLILNPIFRQNLRIALLGGGKAWSDDTSQLGPDKHARDVPSLDKYAEERWEVVLHFMVGSPSAAVSQDLAQLLSQAGLMKSAEPGEPPCITSAGFQFLLLDTPAQLWYFMLQYLQTAQSRGMDLVEILSFLFQLSFSTLGKDYSVEGMSDSLLNFLQHLREFGLVFQRKRKSRRYYPTRLAINLSSGVSGAGGTAHQPGFIVVETNYRLYAYTESELQIALIALFSEMLYRFPNMVVAQVTRESVQQAIASGITAQQIIHFLRTRAHPVMLKQTPVLPPTITDQIRLWELERDRLRFTEGVLYNQFLSQVDFELLLAHARELGVLVFENSAKRLMVVTPAGHSDVKRFWKRQKHNS, translated from the exons ATGGAGAGCACCCCTTCCAGGGGTGGACTGAATCGAGtacacctacaatgcaggaattTGCAGGAATTCCTAGGAGGCCTGAGCCCTGGTATATTGGATCGATTGTATGGGCACCCTGCCACCTGCCTGGCTGTCTTCAG GGAGCTCCCATCTTTGGCTAAGAACTGGGTGATGCGGATGCTCTTTCTGGAGCAGCCTTTGCCGCAAGCTGCTGTAGCCCTGTGGGTGAAGAAGGAATTCAGCAA AGCTCAGGAGGAAAGCACGGGGTTGCTGAGCGGCCTCCGTATCTGGCACACCCAGCTGCTCCCTGGTGGTCTCCAGGGCCTCATCCTCAACCCCATCTTCCGCCAAAACCTCCGCATTGCCCTTCTGGGTGG GGGCAAGGCCTGGTCTGATGACACAAGTCAGCTGGGACCAGACAAGCATGCCCGGGACGTCCCCTCACTTGACAAGTACGCCGAGGAGCGATGGGAG GTGGTCCTGCACTTCATGGTGGGATCCCCCAGTGCAGCCGTCAGCCAGGACTTGGCTCAGCTCCTCAGCCAGGCTGGGCTCATGAAGAG TGCCGAACCTGGAGAGCCACCCTGCATTACCTCTGCTGGCTTCCAGTTCCTGTTGCTGGACACCCCAGCCCAGCTCTGGTACTTTATGTTGCAGTATCTGCAGACAGCCCAG AGTCGGGGCATGGACCTAGTGGagattctctccttcctcttccagcTTAGCTTCTCCACTCTGGGCAAG GATTACTCTGTGGAAGGTATGAGTGATTCTCTGTTGAACTTCCTGCAACATCTGCGTGAGTTTGGGCTTGTTTTCCAGAGGAAG AGGAAATCTCGGCGTTACTACCCCACACGCCTGGCCATCAATCTCTCGTCAGGTGTTTCTGGGGCTGGGGGCACCGCACATCAGCCAGGCTTCATTGTTGTGGAAACCAATTACCGACTGTATGCCTACACGG AGTCGGAGCTGCAGATCGCCCTCATTGCCCTTTTCTCTGAGATGCTCTATCGCTTCCCCAACATGGTGGTGGCACAGGTGACCCGGGAGAGCGTGCAGCAGGCCATTGCCAGTGGCATCACAGCCCAGCAG ATCATCCATTTCCTAAGGACAAGGGCCCACCCAGTGATGCTTAAACAG ACACCGGTGCTGCCTCCCACCATCACAGACCAGATTCGGCTCTGGGAGCTGGAAAGGGACAGGCTCCGGTTCACCGAAG GTGTCCTGTATAACCAGTTCCTGTCACAAGTGGACTTTGAGCTGCTGCTGGCCCACGCGCGGGAGCTGGGCGTCCTGGTGTTCGAGAACTCGGCCAAGCGGCTCATGGTGGTGACCCCGGCTGGGCACAGCGACGTCAAGCGCTTCTGGAAGCGGCAGAAGCACAACTCTTGA